The DNA region AACGCGCACAGATCGGAACTGCGATTGAAGAAGTTGCCGTAAAATGTGTTCATGCGCAAGCCTGTCGTAGCCCGCACGCGAAGCACAGCCTCCAGGCCAATTTCCGAGGAAAGATAATCGCTGAACTCCGAGGCGAACTTGAGAGCGTCCTCTGGGCGAGATGCGTGCCAGCCGGGGTAGAACCAGGTCTGGCCGCCAGTGTATCTTGGCAGGTTGCTCAGAGAGGCCACATCTTGGTACTGAGACGAGAACAAGAACATGTCGATCGACACCTGGTTCTTGGAGCATTCAACGGCAAAGCTCTTATAGAAGCTGTTGCCGGTCTGCAGGAGGCCTCCCTCCTTGGAGGTTCCCAGCAGCTTCTTATCCTCCCTCATATCGAGCTTTCCGGCACCCACATTCGGCAGGGACGcggtgaggacgacgatCTTACCACCCAGGGCGGAGATGAGCTTGTGTCCGGCACGCAGGGCCGAGCCCATGCAGGAACCGTTGCTCTGGTTGTTCTGGAACATATCGGGAAGCTTCTGCAGGAACTTTTCGATACTTTGGCGGCTCTCCGTCAACGGCACCAAAAGGTCGTGCGGGACGGGGAGGAAGGGCTCCTCCAGGTCACTGACGACGAGCATATTGGTCTCAGCAttctcgtcatcgtccttggGGATCGAGAAGTAGTGCAGGCTGGTATCGACGGCCAGGAACCCGAGACGCGTGCGCCTGTCCGCGTTGGGTATCCGGTTGAGGCTGTCGAGGATCGTACGAGCACTCGTGGCCAGTAGACCGTTGGAAACGGCGGCATAGCTCACATCAAACAGGAACAGGTAGACCAGAGGCTGGGGTGGCCGGACCATATATTCCTGAGGGGCAACGAACTCGACGACGGAGTGATTGAGCTCGTGGCGCTGCCATCGATCGACAGTTTGCTGCGCGGCCGCATCCCAGTCGAAGGCCTGCGGGACGTCATTGCTGAGGTTGCACATGTTGCACCTCCACCGGTGGCCGTGGTCGAGGAATGTGACAAAGGGGTTGATGTaggtgcggcagcggcggcaacgcgAAATGACCTGGTCCTGAACAATAGGAATagggtcctcgtcgtcatggagcGCGCCATACGGCTGAATAACGAGCGCAAATGGGAGCTTGGATTTCTTGAGCAGCGAATTGGTAGTCGGTACGGCGTTGAGCGTCGAGCGAACGTATCGGGGAGGGCAATTGGCatctggcgacggcgtcacgCTCGTCTGTGGGGTATACGGGTCAGCAGGTTATCTTGTGCCGCGCCATCACGAAAAGCCGGACAGGGCAACCTACGTTTGGGGGGAGGACAAttggcggaggaggcagcTCAAGCTCCGAGACGGAGAAGGGTTGGTTCATCAAGTCGGTGGGATACAGATGGTTGAGAGGTCCTGCTCGGGCGGGCtgagcggccggcgcgggcgccacgggttgctgctgttggggCTGGCCGCCCAGCTGCATGCCGCCCATTCCTTGCGTGATGCCAGCGACGCCCGGAGCGCCGGGCtgaccggcggcgacaggagCCGGGTACCCTTGATCGGGAGCCTGATAACCGCCATATCCTCCCTGCTGGGGTTGAACGCCGGGCTGGGGAGCTCCGTAGCCTTGGGGATACTGGTATCCCGGGGGCGTGGCCTGCTGAGCATCGGGTTGGGGGTAACCGCCGTAGCcgacaggctgctgctgaccgGGGGGGATTCCATATTGCGGCGCTCCGCCTtgg from Purpureocillium takamizusanense chromosome 3, complete sequence includes:
- the SEC24 gene encoding COPII subunit (COG:U~TransMembrane:1 (o774-793i)~EggNog:ENOG503NVER); this encodes MSASPNDGYAQVPGQQMQPEQPASVGSPPPDAAQAHAAGKKKKRGYAAGAFDVGSGANAAVGGQAQGGAPQYGIPPGQQQPVGYGGYPQPDAQQATPPGYQYPQGYGAPQPGVQPQQGGYGGYQAPDQGYPAPVAAGQPGAPGVAGITQGMGGMQLGGQPQQQQPVAPAPAAQPARAGPLNHLYPTDLMNQPFSVSELELPPPPIVLPPNTSVTPSPDANCPPRYVRSTLNAVPTTNSLLKKSKLPFALVIQPYGALHDDEDPIPIVQDQVISRCRRCRTYINPFVTFLDHGHRWRCNMCNLSNDVPQAFDWDAAAQQTVDRWQRHELNHSVVEFVAPQEYMVRPPQPLVYLFLFDVSYAAVSNGLLATSARTILDSLNRIPNADRRTRLGFLAVDTSLHYFSIPKDDDENAETNMLVVSDLEEPFLPVPHDLLVPLTESRQSIEKFLQKLPDMFQNNQSNGSCMGSALRAGHKLISALGGKIVVLTASLPNVGAGKLDMREDKKLLGTSKEGGLLQTGNSFYKSFAVECSKNQVSIDMFLFSSQYQDVASLSNLPRYTGGQTWFYPGWHASRPEDALKFASEFSDYLSSEIGLEAVLRVRATTGLRMNTFYGNFFNRSSDLCAFPAFPRDQCYVVEVAIDENITKNFVCLQAAVLHTTCNGERRIRVLTLALPTTTNLSDVYASADQCAITTYFSHKAVERTLGSGLEAARDALQAKLTELLQTFKKELAGGSMGGGGLQFPANLRGLPVLFLGLIKNVGLRKSTQIPSDIRSAALCLLSTLPVPLLMRYIYPRLYSLHDMPDNAGMPDEETGQIVLPPALNLTSERLVSYGLYLIDDGQTQFLWVGRDAVPQLIADVFGVEDRSQVHVGKGRVPELDSDFNERVRAVVQKSKDHRSLGVGSITVPHLYIVREDGEPSLKLWAQTLLVEDRADQGVSAAQWLGVLREKVVQ